The Leptidea sinapis chromosome 15, ilLepSina1.1, whole genome shotgun sequence genome window below encodes:
- the LOC126968465 gene encoding pancreatic triacylglycerol lipase-like isoform X4: MRRLYLTDRRLRVMLWCILLGLQPAFGGILDPFNWARSDRIEVNIPWLPFENETRCYDELGCLNITRSWYHLIHRPFNVFPLPRVVINTRFILYTKKNPTDGQILNVNLNKTIVKSNFNPRRLTKMIIHGFIDTPLSNWVSEMKDELVKAGDFNVVVVDWAGGSLPLYTQATANTRLVGLEVAHFVNTLQKDHGLDPLDVHIIGHSLGAHTAGYAGERIRDLGRITGLDPAEPYFQGMPTNVRLDPTDAQLVDVIHTDGKSIFLLDFVFMAGYGMSQPVGHLDFYPNNGKEQPGCDITEGPLVPLTLVKKGLEEASRVLVACNHVRAIKLFTESINGKCPYIGHQCPSYQHFLDGKCFHCGHGCAVMGFHADSSPGLITNKNNQTENEVYPSEEQETIGAKYFLNTGKDQPYCQRHYRIAIHLANPKGAESWVQGFLKVTLLSDKGVIRGMDLTPNNYVKLEHGTSYTIVVTHPMDLGGKVRKVELSWEYDMNVLEPRSLCILWCNDRLYVKSVLVDQMELPSRGKRNVDFSTKLCTPKREFAEIPNRGSASFYDNNCS; the protein is encoded by the exons ATGAGGCGTCTCTACCTCACAGACAGGCGTCTGAGAGTGATGTTGTGGTGCATATTACTGGGGCTACAACCAGCGTTCGGTGGGATCCTCGACCCATTCAACTGGGCACGCTCGGATCGCATCGAGGTCAACATACCCTGGCTTCCTT TTGAGAATGAGACTCGATGTTATGATGAACTCGGATGTCTGAATATTACCCGTAGCTGGTATCATCTCATTCATCGGCCTTTCAACGTGTTCCCTCTTCCTAGAGTCGTGATAAACACCAG gtttatcTTATACACAAAGAAGAACCCAACGGACGGTCAAATACTTAATGTGAACTTAAACAAAACGATTGTAAAATCTAATTTCAATCCTCGCCGGCTCACCAAGATGATAATCCATGGGTTTATTGACACTCCACTTTCAAATTGG gtCAGCGAGATGAAGGATGAATTGGTGAAAGCTGGTGACTTCAATGTTGTTGTAGTAGACTGGGCAGGAGGAAGTCTTCCACTGTACACTCAGGCAACAGCAAACACGAGGCTAGTTGGCTTAGAAGTAGCACATTTTGTCAACACTCTGCAG AAAGACCACGGCCTAGATCCATTAGACGTTCATATAATTGGCCACTCATTAGGCGCCCACACTGCGGGCTACGCCGGAGAACGAATACGG GATTTGGGAAGAATAACGGGCCTTGATCCAGCCGAGCCATATTTCCAAGGAATGCCAACAAATGTCCGTTTAGATCCGACAGATGCTCAACTTGTCGACGTTATACATACAGATGGCAAGAGTATATTCCTATTAg ATTTTGTGTTTATGGCAGGCTATGGAATGTCTCAACCTGTTGGGCATTTGGACTTCTATCCCAATAATGGAAAAGAGCAGCCGGGATGTGATATAACTGAAGGGCCCCTGGTGCCTCTTACCCTTGTCAAAAAGGGTCTGGAAGAAGCCTCTAGGGTTCTCGTGGCTTGTAACCATGTGAGAGCGATAAAGTTGTTCACTGAATCTATAAATGGAAAATGCCCTTATATTG GTCATCAGTGTCCATCGTATCAACATTTTCTCGACGGAAAATGCTTCCACTGCGGTCATGGATGTGCTGTTATGGG ATTCCATGCAGACAGTTCTCCTGGGCTtatcacaaataaaaacaaccaAACAGAAAATGAAGTATACCCGTCAGAGGAGCAGGAAACAATTGGTGCGAAGTATTTTCTGAATACAGGGAAGGATCAGCCGTACTGCC AAAGGCACTACAGAATAGCAATTCATTTGGCTAATCCTAAAGGTGCAGAATCGTGGGTGCAG GGTTTCCTAAAGGTGACATTATTATCAGATAAAGGAGTAATACGTGGAATGGATCTCACACCCAACAATTACGTGAA ATTGGAGCACGGGACTTCGTACACTATTGTGGTGACTCATCCAATGGATTTAGGCGGAAAAGTGCGAAAA GTAGAGTTATCTTGGGAATACGACATGAATGTACTAGAACCTCGATCTCTTTGCATTCTCTGGTGTAATGATCGCCTCTACGTGAAATCTGTTCTTGTCGATCAAATGGAGCTTCCTAGCAGAGG aaaGCGTAATGTAGACTTCAGCACCAAACTATGTACACCGAAACGGGAATTCGCTGAAATACCAAACAGAGGCTCAGCTAGTTTCTATGACAATAATTGTAGTTAG
- the LOC126968465 gene encoding pancreatic triacylglycerol lipase-like isoform X5, with protein sequence MPIRILESSTNPKRYISRVNTSLCMNRTKPDCLMRRLYLTDRRLRVMLWCILLGLQPAFGGILDPFNWARSDRIEVNIPWLPFENETRCYDELGCLNITRSWYHLIHRPFNVFPLPRVVINTRFILYTKKNPTDGQILNVNLNKTIVKSNFNPRRLTKMIIHGFIDTPLSNWVSEMKDELVKAGDFNVVVVDWAGGSLPLYTQATANTRLVGLEVAHFVNTLQKDHGLDPLDVHIIGHSLGAHTAGYAGERIRDLGRITGLDPAEPYFQGMPTNVRLDPTDAQLVDVIHTDGKSIFLLDFVFMAGYGMSQPVGHLDFYPNNGKEQPGCDITEGPLVPLTLVKKGLEEASRVLVACNHVRAIKLFTESINGKCPYIGHQCPSYQHFLDGKCFHCGHGCAVMGFHADSSPGLITNKNNQTENEVYPSEEQETIGAKYFLNTGKDQPYCQRHYRIAIHLANPKGAESWVQGFLKVTLLSDKGVIRGMDLTPNNYVKLEHGTSYTIVVTHPMDLGGKVRKVELSWEYDMNVLEPRSLCILWCNDRLYVKSVLVDQMELPSRGN encoded by the exons taATGAGGCGTCTCTACCTCACAGACAGGCGTCTGAGAGTGATGTTGTGGTGCATATTACTGGGGCTACAACCAGCGTTCGGTGGGATCCTCGACCCATTCAACTGGGCACGCTCGGATCGCATCGAGGTCAACATACCCTGGCTTCCTT TTGAGAATGAGACTCGATGTTATGATGAACTCGGATGTCTGAATATTACCCGTAGCTGGTATCATCTCATTCATCGGCCTTTCAACGTGTTCCCTCTTCCTAGAGTCGTGATAAACACCAG gtttatcTTATACACAAAGAAGAACCCAACGGACGGTCAAATACTTAATGTGAACTTAAACAAAACGATTGTAAAATCTAATTTCAATCCTCGCCGGCTCACCAAGATGATAATCCATGGGTTTATTGACACTCCACTTTCAAATTGG gtCAGCGAGATGAAGGATGAATTGGTGAAAGCTGGTGACTTCAATGTTGTTGTAGTAGACTGGGCAGGAGGAAGTCTTCCACTGTACACTCAGGCAACAGCAAACACGAGGCTAGTTGGCTTAGAAGTAGCACATTTTGTCAACACTCTGCAG AAAGACCACGGCCTAGATCCATTAGACGTTCATATAATTGGCCACTCATTAGGCGCCCACACTGCGGGCTACGCCGGAGAACGAATACGG GATTTGGGAAGAATAACGGGCCTTGATCCAGCCGAGCCATATTTCCAAGGAATGCCAACAAATGTCCGTTTAGATCCGACAGATGCTCAACTTGTCGACGTTATACATACAGATGGCAAGAGTATATTCCTATTAg ATTTTGTGTTTATGGCAGGCTATGGAATGTCTCAACCTGTTGGGCATTTGGACTTCTATCCCAATAATGGAAAAGAGCAGCCGGGATGTGATATAACTGAAGGGCCCCTGGTGCCTCTTACCCTTGTCAAAAAGGGTCTGGAAGAAGCCTCTAGGGTTCTCGTGGCTTGTAACCATGTGAGAGCGATAAAGTTGTTCACTGAATCTATAAATGGAAAATGCCCTTATATTG GTCATCAGTGTCCATCGTATCAACATTTTCTCGACGGAAAATGCTTCCACTGCGGTCATGGATGTGCTGTTATGGG ATTCCATGCAGACAGTTCTCCTGGGCTtatcacaaataaaaacaaccaAACAGAAAATGAAGTATACCCGTCAGAGGAGCAGGAAACAATTGGTGCGAAGTATTTTCTGAATACAGGGAAGGATCAGCCGTACTGCC AAAGGCACTACAGAATAGCAATTCATTTGGCTAATCCTAAAGGTGCAGAATCGTGGGTGCAG GGTTTCCTAAAGGTGACATTATTATCAGATAAAGGAGTAATACGTGGAATGGATCTCACACCCAACAATTACGTGAA ATTGGAGCACGGGACTTCGTACACTATTGTGGTGACTCATCCAATGGATTTAGGCGGAAAAGTGCGAAAA GTAGAGTTATCTTGGGAATACGACATGAATGTACTAGAACCTCGATCTCTTTGCATTCTCTGGTGTAATGATCGCCTCTACGTGAAATCTGTTCTTGTCGATCAAATGGAGCTTCCTAGCAGAGG GAATTGA
- the LOC126968465 gene encoding pancreatic triacylglycerol lipase-like isoform X1 gives MPIRILESSTNPKRYISRVNTSLCMNRTKPDCLMRRLYLTDRRLRVMLWCILLGLQPAFGGILDPFNWARSDRIEVNIPWLPFENETRCYDELGCLNITRSWYHLIHRPFNVFPLPRVVINTRFILYTKKNPTDGQILNVNLNKTIVKSNFNPRRLTKMIIHGFIDTPLSNWVSEMKDELVKAGDFNVVVVDWAGGSLPLYTQATANTRLVGLEVAHFVNTLQKDHGLDPLDVHIIGHSLGAHTAGYAGERIRDLGRITGLDPAEPYFQGMPTNVRLDPTDAQLVDVIHTDGKSIFLLDFVFMAGYGMSQPVGHLDFYPNNGKEQPGCDITEGPLVPLTLVKKGLEEASRVLVACNHVRAIKLFTESINGKCPYIGHQCPSYQHFLDGKCFHCGHGCAVMGFHADSSPGLITNKNNQTENEVYPSEEQETIGAKYFLNTGKDQPYCQRHYRIAIHLANPKGAESWVQGFLKVTLLSDKGVIRGMDLTPNNYVKLEHGTSYTIVVTHPMDLGGKVRKVELSWEYDMNVLEPRSLCILWCNDRLYVKSVLVDQMELPSRGKRNVDFSTKLCTPKREFAEIPNRGSASFYDNNCS, from the exons taATGAGGCGTCTCTACCTCACAGACAGGCGTCTGAGAGTGATGTTGTGGTGCATATTACTGGGGCTACAACCAGCGTTCGGTGGGATCCTCGACCCATTCAACTGGGCACGCTCGGATCGCATCGAGGTCAACATACCCTGGCTTCCTT TTGAGAATGAGACTCGATGTTATGATGAACTCGGATGTCTGAATATTACCCGTAGCTGGTATCATCTCATTCATCGGCCTTTCAACGTGTTCCCTCTTCCTAGAGTCGTGATAAACACCAG gtttatcTTATACACAAAGAAGAACCCAACGGACGGTCAAATACTTAATGTGAACTTAAACAAAACGATTGTAAAATCTAATTTCAATCCTCGCCGGCTCACCAAGATGATAATCCATGGGTTTATTGACACTCCACTTTCAAATTGG gtCAGCGAGATGAAGGATGAATTGGTGAAAGCTGGTGACTTCAATGTTGTTGTAGTAGACTGGGCAGGAGGAAGTCTTCCACTGTACACTCAGGCAACAGCAAACACGAGGCTAGTTGGCTTAGAAGTAGCACATTTTGTCAACACTCTGCAG AAAGACCACGGCCTAGATCCATTAGACGTTCATATAATTGGCCACTCATTAGGCGCCCACACTGCGGGCTACGCCGGAGAACGAATACGG GATTTGGGAAGAATAACGGGCCTTGATCCAGCCGAGCCATATTTCCAAGGAATGCCAACAAATGTCCGTTTAGATCCGACAGATGCTCAACTTGTCGACGTTATACATACAGATGGCAAGAGTATATTCCTATTAg ATTTTGTGTTTATGGCAGGCTATGGAATGTCTCAACCTGTTGGGCATTTGGACTTCTATCCCAATAATGGAAAAGAGCAGCCGGGATGTGATATAACTGAAGGGCCCCTGGTGCCTCTTACCCTTGTCAAAAAGGGTCTGGAAGAAGCCTCTAGGGTTCTCGTGGCTTGTAACCATGTGAGAGCGATAAAGTTGTTCACTGAATCTATAAATGGAAAATGCCCTTATATTG GTCATCAGTGTCCATCGTATCAACATTTTCTCGACGGAAAATGCTTCCACTGCGGTCATGGATGTGCTGTTATGGG ATTCCATGCAGACAGTTCTCCTGGGCTtatcacaaataaaaacaaccaAACAGAAAATGAAGTATACCCGTCAGAGGAGCAGGAAACAATTGGTGCGAAGTATTTTCTGAATACAGGGAAGGATCAGCCGTACTGCC AAAGGCACTACAGAATAGCAATTCATTTGGCTAATCCTAAAGGTGCAGAATCGTGGGTGCAG GGTTTCCTAAAGGTGACATTATTATCAGATAAAGGAGTAATACGTGGAATGGATCTCACACCCAACAATTACGTGAA ATTGGAGCACGGGACTTCGTACACTATTGTGGTGACTCATCCAATGGATTTAGGCGGAAAAGTGCGAAAA GTAGAGTTATCTTGGGAATACGACATGAATGTACTAGAACCTCGATCTCTTTGCATTCTCTGGTGTAATGATCGCCTCTACGTGAAATCTGTTCTTGTCGATCAAATGGAGCTTCCTAGCAGAGG aaaGCGTAATGTAGACTTCAGCACCAAACTATGTACACCGAAACGGGAATTCGCTGAAATACCAAACAGAGGCTCAGCTAGTTTCTATGACAATAATTGTAGTTAG
- the LOC126968501 gene encoding 39S ribosomal protein L20, mitochondrial: protein MVFVSIANYVRCRGPDEFWRKRKIFKLAAHYIGRRRNCYSVAVRNVHRALVYATLGRKLKKEDMKTLWDTRINAACEQHNITPFTLREGLDRADIMLDRKSLSDLACWEPKTFECLAAVAKEKLRLDGTIDGSDKHLPTGVELKLQDVMLEAWLKETK, encoded by the coding sequence ATGGTGTTTGTGAGTATTGCAAATTATGTGAGATGTAGGGGGCCAGATGAGTTTTGGCGGAAAaggaaaatattcaaattagcGGCACATTATATTGGTCGAAGGCGTAATTGTTATTCAGTAGCTGTTAGAAATGTCCATCGTGCGTTAGTCTATGCTACTCTTGGACGTAAACTAAAAAAAGAGGATATGAAGACATTGTGGGATACACGTATAAATGCTGCTTGTGAGCAACACAATATAACACCATTTACATTAAGAGAAGGCTTAGATCGAGCTGATATTATGCTTGATCGAAAAAGTTTATCTGATTTAGCTTGCTGGGAACCAAAAACGTTTGAGTGTCTAGCTGCTGTAGCAAAGGAGAAGTTGCGGCTTGATGGTACAATAGATGGAAGTGACAAACATCTACCCACTGGTGTAGAATTAAAACTACAAGATGTTATGCTGGAAGCCTGGTTGAAGGAAACAAAATAA
- the LOC126968465 gene encoding pancreatic triacylglycerol lipase-like isoform X2, with translation MPIRILESSTNPKRYISRVNTSLCMNRTKPDCLMRRLYLTDRRLRVMLWCILLGLQPAFGGILDPFNWARSDRIEVNIPWLPFENETRCYDELGCLNITRSWYHLIHRPFNVFPLPRVVINTRFILYTKKNPTDGQILNVNLNKTIVKSNFNPRRLTKMIIHGFIDTPLSNWVSEMKDELVKAGDFNVVVVDWAGGSLPLYTQATANTRLVGLEVAHFVNTLQKDHGLDPLDVHIIGHSLGAHTAGYAGERIRDLGRITGLDPAEPYFQGMPTNVRLDPTDAQLVDVIHTDGKSIFLLGYGMSQPVGHLDFYPNNGKEQPGCDITEGPLVPLTLVKKGLEEASRVLVACNHVRAIKLFTESINGKCPYIGHQCPSYQHFLDGKCFHCGHGCAVMGFHADSSPGLITNKNNQTENEVYPSEEQETIGAKYFLNTGKDQPYCQRHYRIAIHLANPKGAESWVQGFLKVTLLSDKGVIRGMDLTPNNYVKLEHGTSYTIVVTHPMDLGGKVRKVELSWEYDMNVLEPRSLCILWCNDRLYVKSVLVDQMELPSRGKRNVDFSTKLCTPKREFAEIPNRGSASFYDNNCS, from the exons taATGAGGCGTCTCTACCTCACAGACAGGCGTCTGAGAGTGATGTTGTGGTGCATATTACTGGGGCTACAACCAGCGTTCGGTGGGATCCTCGACCCATTCAACTGGGCACGCTCGGATCGCATCGAGGTCAACATACCCTGGCTTCCTT TTGAGAATGAGACTCGATGTTATGATGAACTCGGATGTCTGAATATTACCCGTAGCTGGTATCATCTCATTCATCGGCCTTTCAACGTGTTCCCTCTTCCTAGAGTCGTGATAAACACCAG gtttatcTTATACACAAAGAAGAACCCAACGGACGGTCAAATACTTAATGTGAACTTAAACAAAACGATTGTAAAATCTAATTTCAATCCTCGCCGGCTCACCAAGATGATAATCCATGGGTTTATTGACACTCCACTTTCAAATTGG gtCAGCGAGATGAAGGATGAATTGGTGAAAGCTGGTGACTTCAATGTTGTTGTAGTAGACTGGGCAGGAGGAAGTCTTCCACTGTACACTCAGGCAACAGCAAACACGAGGCTAGTTGGCTTAGAAGTAGCACATTTTGTCAACACTCTGCAG AAAGACCACGGCCTAGATCCATTAGACGTTCATATAATTGGCCACTCATTAGGCGCCCACACTGCGGGCTACGCCGGAGAACGAATACGG GATTTGGGAAGAATAACGGGCCTTGATCCAGCCGAGCCATATTTCCAAGGAATGCCAACAAATGTCCGTTTAGATCCGACAGATGCTCAACTTGTCGACGTTATACATACAGATGGCAAGAGTATATTCCTATTAg GCTATGGAATGTCTCAACCTGTTGGGCATTTGGACTTCTATCCCAATAATGGAAAAGAGCAGCCGGGATGTGATATAACTGAAGGGCCCCTGGTGCCTCTTACCCTTGTCAAAAAGGGTCTGGAAGAAGCCTCTAGGGTTCTCGTGGCTTGTAACCATGTGAGAGCGATAAAGTTGTTCACTGAATCTATAAATGGAAAATGCCCTTATATTG GTCATCAGTGTCCATCGTATCAACATTTTCTCGACGGAAAATGCTTCCACTGCGGTCATGGATGTGCTGTTATGGG ATTCCATGCAGACAGTTCTCCTGGGCTtatcacaaataaaaacaaccaAACAGAAAATGAAGTATACCCGTCAGAGGAGCAGGAAACAATTGGTGCGAAGTATTTTCTGAATACAGGGAAGGATCAGCCGTACTGCC AAAGGCACTACAGAATAGCAATTCATTTGGCTAATCCTAAAGGTGCAGAATCGTGGGTGCAG GGTTTCCTAAAGGTGACATTATTATCAGATAAAGGAGTAATACGTGGAATGGATCTCACACCCAACAATTACGTGAA ATTGGAGCACGGGACTTCGTACACTATTGTGGTGACTCATCCAATGGATTTAGGCGGAAAAGTGCGAAAA GTAGAGTTATCTTGGGAATACGACATGAATGTACTAGAACCTCGATCTCTTTGCATTCTCTGGTGTAATGATCGCCTCTACGTGAAATCTGTTCTTGTCGATCAAATGGAGCTTCCTAGCAGAGG aaaGCGTAATGTAGACTTCAGCACCAAACTATGTACACCGAAACGGGAATTCGCTGAAATACCAAACAGAGGCTCAGCTAGTTTCTATGACAATAATTGTAGTTAG
- the LOC126968465 gene encoding pancreatic triacylglycerol lipase-like isoform X3 produces MNRTKPDCLMRRLYLTDRRLRVMLWCILLGLQPAFGGILDPFNWARSDRIEVNIPWLPFENETRCYDELGCLNITRSWYHLIHRPFNVFPLPRVVINTRFILYTKKNPTDGQILNVNLNKTIVKSNFNPRRLTKMIIHGFIDTPLSNWVSEMKDELVKAGDFNVVVVDWAGGSLPLYTQATANTRLVGLEVAHFVNTLQKDHGLDPLDVHIIGHSLGAHTAGYAGERIRDLGRITGLDPAEPYFQGMPTNVRLDPTDAQLVDVIHTDGKSIFLLDFVFMAGYGMSQPVGHLDFYPNNGKEQPGCDITEGPLVPLTLVKKGLEEASRVLVACNHVRAIKLFTESINGKCPYIGHQCPSYQHFLDGKCFHCGHGCAVMGFHADSSPGLITNKNNQTENEVYPSEEQETIGAKYFLNTGKDQPYCQRHYRIAIHLANPKGAESWVQGFLKVTLLSDKGVIRGMDLTPNNYVKLEHGTSYTIVVTHPMDLGGKVRKVELSWEYDMNVLEPRSLCILWCNDRLYVKSVLVDQMELPSRGKRNVDFSTKLCTPKREFAEIPNRGSASFYDNNCS; encoded by the exons taATGAGGCGTCTCTACCTCACAGACAGGCGTCTGAGAGTGATGTTGTGGTGCATATTACTGGGGCTACAACCAGCGTTCGGTGGGATCCTCGACCCATTCAACTGGGCACGCTCGGATCGCATCGAGGTCAACATACCCTGGCTTCCTT TTGAGAATGAGACTCGATGTTATGATGAACTCGGATGTCTGAATATTACCCGTAGCTGGTATCATCTCATTCATCGGCCTTTCAACGTGTTCCCTCTTCCTAGAGTCGTGATAAACACCAG gtttatcTTATACACAAAGAAGAACCCAACGGACGGTCAAATACTTAATGTGAACTTAAACAAAACGATTGTAAAATCTAATTTCAATCCTCGCCGGCTCACCAAGATGATAATCCATGGGTTTATTGACACTCCACTTTCAAATTGG gtCAGCGAGATGAAGGATGAATTGGTGAAAGCTGGTGACTTCAATGTTGTTGTAGTAGACTGGGCAGGAGGAAGTCTTCCACTGTACACTCAGGCAACAGCAAACACGAGGCTAGTTGGCTTAGAAGTAGCACATTTTGTCAACACTCTGCAG AAAGACCACGGCCTAGATCCATTAGACGTTCATATAATTGGCCACTCATTAGGCGCCCACACTGCGGGCTACGCCGGAGAACGAATACGG GATTTGGGAAGAATAACGGGCCTTGATCCAGCCGAGCCATATTTCCAAGGAATGCCAACAAATGTCCGTTTAGATCCGACAGATGCTCAACTTGTCGACGTTATACATACAGATGGCAAGAGTATATTCCTATTAg ATTTTGTGTTTATGGCAGGCTATGGAATGTCTCAACCTGTTGGGCATTTGGACTTCTATCCCAATAATGGAAAAGAGCAGCCGGGATGTGATATAACTGAAGGGCCCCTGGTGCCTCTTACCCTTGTCAAAAAGGGTCTGGAAGAAGCCTCTAGGGTTCTCGTGGCTTGTAACCATGTGAGAGCGATAAAGTTGTTCACTGAATCTATAAATGGAAAATGCCCTTATATTG GTCATCAGTGTCCATCGTATCAACATTTTCTCGACGGAAAATGCTTCCACTGCGGTCATGGATGTGCTGTTATGGG ATTCCATGCAGACAGTTCTCCTGGGCTtatcacaaataaaaacaaccaAACAGAAAATGAAGTATACCCGTCAGAGGAGCAGGAAACAATTGGTGCGAAGTATTTTCTGAATACAGGGAAGGATCAGCCGTACTGCC AAAGGCACTACAGAATAGCAATTCATTTGGCTAATCCTAAAGGTGCAGAATCGTGGGTGCAG GGTTTCCTAAAGGTGACATTATTATCAGATAAAGGAGTAATACGTGGAATGGATCTCACACCCAACAATTACGTGAA ATTGGAGCACGGGACTTCGTACACTATTGTGGTGACTCATCCAATGGATTTAGGCGGAAAAGTGCGAAAA GTAGAGTTATCTTGGGAATACGACATGAATGTACTAGAACCTCGATCTCTTTGCATTCTCTGGTGTAATGATCGCCTCTACGTGAAATCTGTTCTTGTCGATCAAATGGAGCTTCCTAGCAGAGG aaaGCGTAATGTAGACTTCAGCACCAAACTATGTACACCGAAACGGGAATTCGCTGAAATACCAAACAGAGGCTCAGCTAGTTTCTATGACAATAATTGTAGTTAG